A window of Paenibacillus phoenicis genomic DNA:
GTCCATATCAAGATCGATTCCGGCATGGGCCGCGTCGGACTGCTGCCTGGAGATGAGGCGGTCGCCTTCGTACGCAAGGCTATGCAAGTGCCGCATGTGGAAGTAGAAGGCTTGTTCACCCACTATGCCACGGCGGACGAGGAAGACAAAAGCTATACATTGGAACAATATCGCCGGTTTCAGGGCGTGGTGGAAGCGCTGCGGGAGCATAATATTCGCATCCCGATCATACATACGGGAAATAGCGCAATCGCCATTGATATGCCGGAACTGTCGGTGCAAATGGTCCGCATTGGCATCGCACTGTACGGCTTGTATCCATCCGACGAGGTGAGACGCGATCAAGTGAAGCTCACCCCGGTTCTCTCGCTGAAAACGGAAACGGTACGGGTGAAGACGTTGCCTGCCCATTCCGCCATTAGTTATGGAGCGAGATACATCACCGAGCAGGAAGAGCGGATTGCCACGCTTCCGATCGGGTATGCCGACGGATATTCACGGATGTTAAACGGCAAGGCGCAGGTACTAATACGCGGCCGCCGTGTCCCTGTAACAGGCGTCATATGCATGGACCAATGTATGGTATCGCTTCAAGCTTTGGCTGAGGAAGCCGAAGAAATTCAAGCCGGCGAAGAGGTTGTGCTCATCGGCCGGCAAGCCGGCGAGGAAATTACCGCCGGGGAGCTGGCTTCCGCCATGGGAACGATCCATTACGAGTTGATTTGCATGCTGGCCCACCGAGTGCCCCGGGTATACAAACGAAAGGGCGAATCGGTCTTATTGCTGAACCCGCTGCTGTGACGGAATTGGCGCAGCAGACAAAATTCAACAAAACTGTCCCTGCGTGAAGGAATTTATGCCAGGTCTATCGAATACTAAACATGGAAATGATCAGGTATGTACGGCACCACTGTTTTTGTTTATAATGAAATGCAGCATACTTGATATACGCTCGGCATATATTTCTTTTGTATAAATTTCCTTGAATAATGCTATACTGATTATCAGGAAACAGGGGCGAGTAGGTTTTGGGGGTGGAAGTTTTAAGATGGCTAATATGCACAACACCAAAAGAATCATGATCAGTTTGCCGGATCAGCTATTGCAGGAAGTTGATGGAATCGTGGCGATGGA
This region includes:
- the alr gene encoding alanine racemase, which encodes MQVMYRPTHAEIDLDALRSNFEELRRRQPKDMKMLACVKANAYGHGAVPVAKELEQIGADYLSVAFLDEALELRKAGIQLPILVLGYTPPHGVRTAWEHDVTLNVFSNEVLEAIEALNPAEFPHKLKVHIKIDSGMGRVGLLPGDEAVAFVRKAMQVPHVEVEGLFTHYATADEEDKSYTLEQYRRFQGVVEALREHNIRIPIIHTGNSAIAIDMPELSVQMVRIGIALYGLYPSDEVRRDQVKLTPVLSLKTETVRVKTLPAHSAISYGARYITEQEERIATLPIGYADGYSRMLNGKAQVLIRGRRVPVTGVICMDQCMVSLQALAEEAEEIQAGEEVVLIGRQAGEEITAGELASAMGTIHYELICMLAHRVPRVYKRKGESVLLLNPLL